One window of the Arthrobacter sp. D5-1 genome contains the following:
- a CDS encoding P-loop NTPase fold protein, whose product MKATFPLLSDEPAIQDLLAFRAVAETVADALFDDELDPVAVGLSGAWGSGKTSVLELVKAEIEERSDTADGKVLVIPTQPWGYDPAVGPKESLIAEVLTALNDEFDTEDPIGKAGLEAFKKLVKKVNWSKAVKMATRTAITMQLPRVDDVFDLVSDDPESLETEKGMAAFRKDFEDLLADPALQHLSRVVVLVDDLDRCLPDTVVETLEAIRLFLSAKGMSFVIAADEDRVAEAIQQKFGTRPGGPEDEDPAKLYLHKIVQTTIPLPALSRFDTEAYLFLLLAKSDSEIDDATYEELVTQCDDLRIDGGSLDDIEVQEGGGLGDHLITAARLTPILYEKFHGNPRRIKRFLNDLNVRRAISSRRGFTLKADEVAKLMVLERILTDDFRIVLGWLASNQLRDKLEALELAANGTAQPTDTESSNTVEETPVKGKRASTAKPEEKTPAATREDAFTDTLRRWAKLPPALDATAISGYLYLAASFAKIEVIDTGLPERLRDLAAALTSGLKLDRAGVTDETLKALPELDAQTLVSHLGRRTRDQPSIQKFTVESLLRIAHEQPVTLPNVIAALKGLPAADVEPATIVKLRPLDAASFQPVLDVWKTSTDDEQLQAAIRVVEGGWSKINGN is encoded by the coding sequence ATGAAAGCGACATTCCCGCTGTTGTCGGATGAACCAGCCATCCAAGACCTTCTGGCCTTCCGCGCAGTTGCCGAAACTGTTGCCGATGCCTTGTTCGATGACGAACTTGATCCGGTCGCCGTTGGCCTTTCAGGCGCGTGGGGTAGCGGCAAGACCAGTGTCTTGGAACTAGTTAAGGCCGAAATCGAAGAGCGATCCGACACCGCGGACGGAAAGGTGTTGGTGATTCCGACGCAACCCTGGGGCTACGACCCTGCAGTCGGGCCCAAAGAGAGCCTCATTGCCGAAGTTCTTACCGCATTGAACGATGAATTCGATACCGAGGACCCCATCGGCAAGGCGGGTCTCGAGGCCTTCAAGAAACTCGTAAAAAAGGTCAATTGGTCGAAAGCGGTCAAGATGGCCACTCGCACGGCTATCACGATGCAGCTCCCCCGCGTCGATGACGTCTTCGATCTTGTCAGCGATGACCCGGAAAGCCTCGAAACTGAAAAGGGGATGGCGGCATTCCGGAAGGATTTCGAAGATCTCCTCGCCGATCCTGCCCTTCAACACCTGTCTCGGGTGGTCGTGCTTGTTGACGACCTTGATCGGTGCCTACCCGACACAGTCGTCGAAACACTTGAGGCCATCCGACTCTTCCTATCTGCCAAGGGAATGTCATTCGTTATTGCGGCGGATGAGGATCGTGTTGCCGAAGCTATTCAGCAGAAGTTTGGAACGCGCCCTGGTGGCCCAGAAGATGAAGACCCAGCGAAGCTCTATCTACACAAGATCGTCCAAACCACGATCCCATTGCCAGCCCTGAGTCGTTTCGACACTGAGGCCTACCTCTTTCTCTTGCTAGCGAAGAGCGACAGCGAAATCGATGATGCCACCTACGAGGAACTCGTTACCCAGTGCGACGATCTTCGAATCGACGGCGGCAGCCTCGATGACATTGAAGTGCAGGAAGGCGGTGGGCTTGGCGACCACCTGATTACGGCCGCACGTCTGACGCCGATTCTTTACGAGAAGTTCCACGGGAACCCGCGCCGCATCAAGCGCTTCCTAAATGACCTGAATGTCCGCCGAGCTATTTCAAGCCGCCGAGGGTTCACGCTGAAAGCCGACGAGGTCGCCAAGCTGATGGTGCTTGAGCGAATTCTTACCGATGACTTCCGCATCGTTCTCGGTTGGCTGGCGTCTAATCAATTACGAGACAAGCTTGAAGCGCTGGAACTCGCTGCCAACGGCACCGCACAGCCGACGGACACTGAGAGTAGCAACACGGTCGAGGAAACACCCGTCAAAGGCAAGCGCGCATCAACAGCAAAGCCCGAGGAGAAGACACCTGCTGCAACGCGAGAGGATGCTTTCACAGACACCCTCCGGCGCTGGGCAAAGCTCCCCCCTGCCCTGGACGCAACAGCAATATCCGGTTACCTGTACTTGGCGGCGTCGTTCGCAAAGATCGAAGTTATCGATACTGGCCTGCCGGAACGTCTTCGTGACCTTGCCGCTGCACTGACCTCTGGCCTCAAACTTGATCGTGCCGGCGTTACCGATGAAACGCTCAAGGCTCTGCCCGAGCTCGATGCTCAGACATTAGTGAGTCATCTTGGCCGGCGTACCCGTGATCAGCCAAGCATCCAGAAATTCACCGTAGAGAGTCTCCTTCGTATAGCACACGAACAACCTGTCACTCTGCCGAACGTCATTGCTGCACTCAAGGGATTGCCGGCTGCCGACGTAGAGCCTGCAACCATCGTCAAGCTGCGGCCACTCGATGCAGCATCATTCCAACCTGTACTCGACGTCTGGAAGACATCAACTGACGACGAGCAGCTACAGGCGGCGATCAGAGTTGTTGAGGGAGGCTGGAGCAAAATCAATGGGAACTAG
- a CDS encoding TatD family hydrolase has product MTKSLPPLDLHAHVSPKISTADLERLGAVVFAATRTLDEYKSVKSRKDQVTIWGVGCHPGITEAQNAYEPSKFAELISSSAYVSEVGLDGRSRVSIADQDRVFRSILTQLQETPRILSVHSAGAAGRTIDALEAVRVKGVVLHWWRGTEAQTKRALDLGCRFSVNAANMQRANELAMIPLDRLLVETDHPSGNRHSSSPRQPGAIAEVEIALAMLHGTTAENIRQQTWVNFSYLVDEVKVLSMLPKAVRNMIAAAQN; this is encoded by the coding sequence ATGACCAAGTCCCTTCCCCCATTAGATCTTCACGCGCATGTCAGCCCAAAGATCAGCACCGCTGATCTGGAGCGGCTAGGCGCCGTTGTTTTTGCGGCCACAAGGACACTCGACGAATACAAGAGCGTCAAGAGTCGCAAGGATCAGGTCACCATCTGGGGGGTGGGCTGTCACCCTGGCATCACCGAAGCACAAAATGCCTACGAACCATCTAAGTTTGCAGAACTCATATCCTCGAGTGCCTATGTCAGTGAGGTTGGGCTGGATGGTCGATCCAGGGTATCGATAGCAGACCAAGACAGGGTCTTCCGGTCGATCCTCACACAGCTACAAGAAACCCCAAGAATTCTGTCCGTACACAGCGCGGGCGCTGCAGGACGAACCATCGACGCCCTAGAAGCTGTAAGAGTCAAGGGTGTAGTACTTCACTGGTGGCGAGGCACAGAAGCCCAGACGAAACGAGCCCTTGATCTTGGTTGCCGATTCTCCGTCAACGCGGCCAACATGCAGAGAGCTAACGAACTAGCAATGATCCCGCTTGATCGACTCCTAGTGGAGACTGATCATCCGTCCGGGAACCGTCACTCCTCGTCTCCCAGGCAGCCGGGTGCTATTGCCGAAGTCGAAATAGCGCTGGCCATGCTGCACGGAACGACAGCGGAGAACATTCGACAACAGACCTGGGTCAACTTCTCTTATCTGGTCGATGAGGTCAAAGTTCTGTCGATGCTACCGAAGGCAGTCCGGAATATGATCGCGGCCGCCCAGAACTGA
- a CDS encoding ISL3 family transposase has protein sequence MDVLYAFIKSQELRALNEPTSPRPDAATAIFNLPDYRVTGTEVLAFGQRRIRVVATAEAGCPSCGVISTRVHSRRSQRLRDIPVAGPVEVVWAKRRFFCDEYLCPRRTFTEETAEVPRRARSTRRLREALVAAVIGSGRAAAEAASSFGVSWWLVQRALDSAALTLPDVDALAPRMLGIDEHRYRSVRFFRDPATKAWKRYEPWMTTIVDLDTGQVLGIVDGRDSEGVGDWLFARPLQWRLGVQVVAIDPSAAFRKALRMWLPRTAVSVDAFHLVKLGNDMLTEVRQRLTQQTHGRRGRSIDPVWANRRLLLRAGDTLSDRARDRLSNVFATDDVTGKLQAAWLVKEQLRALLTTGSLADAAAAKDRLQVLVERAAQPETNRLWRTICRWWKEIEVLIVTGATTAKVEANNTAIKHIKRLFTVRGERSAVRDVHAAVLAALRNRIRVL, from the coding sequence ATGGATGTTCTCTACGCATTCATCAAGAGTCAGGAGCTACGAGCCTTGAACGAGCCTACTTCGCCGCGCCCCGATGCTGCCACCGCCATTTTCAACCTGCCCGACTACCGGGTCACCGGCACCGAGGTCCTCGCCTTCGGGCAGCGACGGATCCGCGTCGTGGCCACCGCCGAGGCCGGCTGCCCGTCCTGCGGCGTGATCAGCACCCGCGTGCATTCACGCCGGTCACAACGCCTGCGTGACATCCCTGTCGCCGGCCCGGTCGAAGTGGTCTGGGCCAAGCGGAGGTTCTTCTGCGATGAGTACCTGTGCCCCCGCCGGACATTCACCGAGGAGACAGCCGAGGTACCGCGCCGGGCACGGTCCACCCGCCGGCTCCGTGAGGCCCTGGTGGCCGCCGTGATCGGTTCCGGGAGGGCCGCCGCCGAGGCTGCCTCTTCATTCGGTGTCTCGTGGTGGCTTGTCCAGCGGGCACTGGATTCCGCGGCGCTGACGCTGCCCGATGTCGATGCCCTGGCACCGCGGATGCTCGGCATCGATGAACACCGCTACCGGTCCGTGCGGTTCTTCCGCGACCCTGCCACGAAGGCCTGGAAACGCTACGAACCCTGGATGACCACCATCGTCGATCTCGACACCGGACAAGTCCTCGGGATCGTTGACGGCCGCGACAGCGAGGGGGTAGGAGACTGGCTGTTCGCCCGCCCGCTTCAGTGGCGGCTGGGCGTGCAGGTCGTTGCCATCGACCCCTCGGCGGCGTTCCGCAAGGCCCTGCGGATGTGGCTTCCACGCACCGCTGTCTCAGTCGACGCGTTCCACCTGGTCAAGCTCGGCAACGACATGCTCACCGAAGTCCGGCAACGACTCACCCAGCAGACCCATGGTCGGCGGGGGCGCTCCATCGATCCGGTCTGGGCCAACCGGCGACTGCTCCTGCGCGCCGGGGACACGCTCTCGGATCGGGCCCGGGACAGGCTCAGCAACGTGTTCGCGACCGACGATGTCACCGGGAAGCTGCAGGCCGCGTGGCTGGTCAAGGAACAGCTCCGGGCCCTGCTGACTACCGGCTCTCTTGCCGACGCTGCCGCCGCGAAGGACCGGCTGCAGGTCCTGGTCGAGCGAGCCGCGCAGCCGGAGACGAACCGGCTGTGGCGCACAATCTGCCGGTGGTGGAAAGAGATCGAAGTCCTCATTGTCACCGGTGCGACAACCGCGAAAGTGGAAGCCAACAACACCGCGATAAAACACATAAAGAGGCTCTTCACGGTTCGTGGTGAACGTTCTGCCGTGAGGGATGTTCATGCCGCTGTTCTGGCGGCACTGCGCAACAGGATACGGGTTTTGTAG
- a CDS encoding helix-turn-helix domain-containing protein, whose product MTSDAPGFSFCSFARTGETQKRVFHVEDPLCLVEVLGCYSNRASWTIDKLDVIRDALDRIDAAELRRPPAKKPRPAHRYRLTDRFTPDELNQLVARYQAGEMSTALAKESGISKTAFLRLLAERNVRTRSRKLTAAQGEKILQLRRQGMTIRTIAKQVGCSYDTARIFLLTSSEGKSA is encoded by the coding sequence GTGACGAGCGATGCTCCGGGGTTTTCTTTTTGCTCATTCGCAAGGACAGGGGAAACACAAAAGAGGGTCTTCCATGTGGAAGACCCTCTTTGTTTGGTCGAGGTCCTAGGATGTTACTCGAACCGGGCCAGCTGGACTATCGACAAGCTCGATGTCATCCGCGACGCCCTGGATCGGATCGATGCAGCTGAACTCCGCCGTCCTCCAGCCAAGAAGCCTCGTCCCGCGCATCGCTACCGCCTGACTGATCGCTTCACACCCGACGAACTCAATCAGCTCGTCGCTCGCTACCAAGCCGGCGAGATGAGCACGGCACTGGCAAAAGAGAGCGGTATCTCAAAAACGGCTTTCCTTCGCCTCCTGGCTGAACGAAATGTCCGCACTCGGTCGCGTAAGCTCACCGCCGCCCAAGGAGAGAAGATTCTCCAGCTCCGAAGGCAGGGAATGACCATCCGTACTATCGCCAAGCAAGTCGGCTGTAGCTACGACACGGCGAGAATCTTCTTGCTGACGAGCAGCGAGGGAAAAAGTGCGTAG
- a CDS encoding helix-turn-helix transcriptional regulator — protein sequence MGNGFGEKLRAERLERGLTQAELGKNLYSPSYISLLETGRREPTAEVIEELARRLELAPKALEAWSQPVSVSDAEYVLAGLYARQAWDLRDYQLAASHAATAAQIALEAKNNSAWWNMTYMQAECVMKQGQLKECQQIVEHLLEHPMGTESAGLGVRAWQMLAAVCHGQGQLATAVEHAKQAVKLSEQLPKGSTLIIGAHRALIGALAESGKLDEAWEYCLAMIEHMDEHSMSQLAGEVAWVVGNVAFMRHDYVEGIKHHERAAKLLSPANDIELWARFNKASAAVRLSSGIVEPETLSAIERAELALSIVGGNKTDQLEVAFIRARWLYLTGDIPAAVEKLREIHADRKVLARHTAGEVSLLLGKSLKAAGEAFEALQFLEEAQHDFSAAGASDRVQQAMDAVLEIRLAERRAAKEHSEA from the coding sequence GTGGGAAACGGATTCGGCGAGAAGCTACGTGCCGAACGGCTCGAACGTGGGTTGACGCAGGCAGAGCTCGGCAAAAACCTGTATTCGCCCAGCTACATTTCGCTGCTGGAAACAGGCCGTCGCGAACCAACGGCTGAGGTCATCGAAGAACTGGCGCGCCGGCTCGAACTCGCGCCCAAAGCCTTGGAAGCGTGGAGCCAACCCGTTTCCGTGAGCGACGCAGAGTACGTCCTCGCCGGACTCTACGCCCGGCAAGCCTGGGACCTCCGCGACTACCAACTCGCTGCCAGCCACGCCGCCACCGCCGCGCAGATCGCCCTTGAGGCCAAGAACAACAGCGCCTGGTGGAACATGACGTACATGCAGGCCGAATGCGTCATGAAACAAGGGCAGCTGAAGGAATGCCAGCAAATCGTTGAGCACCTCCTGGAGCACCCTATGGGCACCGAATCCGCCGGCCTGGGAGTGCGCGCCTGGCAGATGCTTGCCGCGGTGTGTCACGGACAAGGTCAGCTGGCCACCGCCGTCGAGCATGCCAAGCAAGCCGTCAAACTCAGCGAACAGCTGCCCAAGGGTTCCACTCTCATCATCGGCGCGCACCGCGCGCTGATTGGTGCACTTGCCGAGAGCGGCAAGCTTGATGAGGCCTGGGAGTATTGCCTGGCCATGATCGAGCACATGGACGAGCACTCCATGTCCCAGCTCGCCGGCGAGGTGGCGTGGGTGGTAGGCAACGTGGCCTTCATGCGCCACGACTATGTGGAGGGGATCAAGCACCACGAGCGCGCGGCCAAGCTCCTCTCCCCCGCCAACGACATCGAACTGTGGGCCCGCTTCAACAAAGCCTCCGCAGCGGTCCGGCTGTCCTCGGGGATCGTGGAACCGGAAACCCTTTCCGCCATTGAACGTGCGGAACTCGCGCTGTCCATTGTGGGCGGAAACAAGACGGATCAGCTGGAGGTTGCCTTCATTCGCGCCCGCTGGCTGTACCTGACCGGCGACATTCCGGCCGCCGTCGAAAAGCTCCGCGAAATCCATGCAGACCGCAAGGTCCTGGCCCGCCACACTGCCGGCGAAGTCTCGCTGTTGCTCGGGAAGTCACTAAAAGCCGCCGGCGAAGCCTTTGAGGCCCTCCAGTTCCTGGAAGAGGCCCAGCACGACTTCAGCGCGGCCGGAGCTTCAGACAGGGTCCAGCAGGCCATGGACGCCGTGCTGGAGATCCGACTGGCTGAGCGCCGTGCGGCGAAGGAGCACTCGGAAGCGTAG
- a CDS encoding phosphoribosylaminoimidazolesuccinocarboxamide synthase has product MTEGLPTGGFETETLELPGWTHVYSGKVRDLYIPADEAITEKIGQECVLVVASDRISAYDHVLSSEIPDKGRVLTQLSLWWFDQLDVEHHVLASTVDGGVPAAVEGRAMICKKLDMFPVECIARGYLTGSGLVEYKESGTVCEIPLPEGLVDGSRLDKALFTPSAKAEVGEHDVNITYDDVVAMVGDDIAARLSELTLKIYTRAEEIARERGIILADTKVEFGIDAATGIITLGDEVLTPDSSRFWDASTYAPGKSQPSYDKQYVRDWLTSAESGWDKSSDIPPPALPAEVVERTRARYVEAYEKLTGRTFA; this is encoded by the coding sequence ATGACTGAAGGACTCCCCACCGGCGGGTTCGAAACGGAGACCCTGGAGCTTCCGGGCTGGACGCACGTCTACTCCGGCAAGGTCCGCGACCTCTACATCCCGGCCGATGAAGCCATCACGGAGAAGATCGGCCAAGAGTGCGTCCTGGTAGTGGCCAGCGACCGCATCAGCGCCTACGACCATGTTCTGAGCAGCGAAATTCCGGACAAGGGCCGCGTCCTGACGCAGCTGAGCCTGTGGTGGTTCGACCAGTTGGACGTGGAGCACCATGTGCTGGCGTCCACGGTTGACGGTGGCGTTCCTGCCGCCGTCGAGGGCCGGGCCATGATCTGCAAGAAGCTGGACATGTTCCCGGTGGAGTGCATTGCCCGCGGCTACCTCACTGGCTCCGGCCTGGTGGAGTACAAGGAATCCGGTACGGTCTGCGAGATTCCGTTGCCCGAAGGCCTCGTGGACGGCTCCCGCCTGGACAAGGCGCTGTTCACTCCGTCGGCCAAGGCCGAGGTGGGCGAACACGACGTCAACATCACCTACGACGACGTTGTGGCCATGGTGGGCGATGATATCGCCGCACGACTCAGCGAGCTGACGTTGAAGATCTACACCCGCGCCGAGGAGATCGCCCGCGAACGCGGCATCATCCTGGCCGACACCAAGGTGGAGTTCGGCATTGATGCAGCCACTGGCATCATCACGCTGGGCGACGAAGTCCTCACCCCGGATTCTTCGCGCTTCTGGGACGCGTCCACGTACGCCCCGGGCAAGTCGCAGCCCTCCTATGACAAGCAGTACGTCCGCGACTGGCTGACGTCCGCCGAGTCCGGCTGGGACAAGTCCTCCGACATACCGCCGCCCGCCCTGCCTGCCGAGGTTGTGGAGCGCACCCGCGCCCGCTATGTGGAGGCTTACGAGAAACTCACCGGCCGTACGTTCGCCTAA
- the purD gene encoding phosphoribosylamine--glycine ligase has translation MTQLRPRALHKVPLRTVKVLVIGPGGREHAIVRSLLEDPNVSEVHAAPGNAGISKLVPTHAIDGNNPEAVSALATKLGVDLVVVGPEAPLAAGVSDAVREAGIPVFGPSKEAAQLEASKAFAKQIMAEANVPTAMARVATNAEEAADALDTFGAPHVVKDDGLAAGKGVVVTKDRAEALAHAQACFDAGGTVVIEEFLDGPEVSLFVLCDGRTTVPLSPAQDFKRIFDNDEGPNTGGMGAYTPLEWAPEGLVQEVIDRVAQPTVDEMARRGTPFVGVLYCGLALTSRGTRVIEFNVRFGDPETQAVLARLKTPLGALLLAAAKGELDTAEELRWSKDTAVAVVVAAENYPDAPRTGDRIRGLKKVDELDGVHVVHAGTKLDDEGKVISAGGRVLAVVALGSDLVEAREKAYDGVELVQLEGSQFRTDIGGKAARGEIRVPHTATGTIPKVQA, from the coding sequence ATGACACAGCTTAGGCCGCGCGCCCTTCACAAAGTACCCTTGAGGACTGTGAAGGTACTCGTCATTGGCCCAGGCGGCCGCGAACACGCCATTGTCCGCTCTCTGCTTGAAGATCCCAACGTTTCCGAGGTCCACGCGGCCCCGGGCAACGCGGGCATCAGCAAACTCGTTCCCACCCATGCGATTGATGGGAACAACCCGGAAGCCGTGTCTGCCCTCGCCACCAAGCTCGGCGTGGACCTGGTTGTGGTAGGACCCGAGGCGCCGCTGGCTGCCGGTGTGTCCGACGCCGTCCGCGAAGCCGGCATTCCGGTGTTCGGTCCCAGCAAGGAAGCTGCCCAGTTGGAGGCTTCCAAGGCTTTCGCCAAGCAGATCATGGCCGAAGCCAACGTCCCCACGGCCATGGCCCGCGTGGCCACCAACGCCGAGGAAGCTGCTGACGCCCTGGACACGTTCGGCGCGCCGCACGTCGTCAAGGACGACGGCCTTGCCGCAGGTAAGGGCGTCGTGGTCACCAAGGACCGCGCGGAGGCTTTGGCCCACGCGCAGGCTTGCTTCGACGCCGGTGGAACCGTGGTGATCGAGGAATTCCTTGACGGCCCCGAGGTTTCCCTGTTCGTCCTCTGCGACGGCCGCACCACTGTCCCGCTGTCCCCGGCGCAGGATTTCAAGCGCATCTTCGACAACGACGAAGGCCCCAACACCGGCGGCATGGGTGCGTACACCCCGCTTGAGTGGGCTCCCGAAGGCCTGGTCCAGGAAGTCATCGACCGCGTGGCCCAGCCCACCGTGGACGAGATGGCCCGCCGCGGCACCCCCTTCGTCGGCGTGCTCTACTGCGGCCTGGCCCTGACCTCCCGCGGAACCCGAGTCATCGAGTTCAACGTCCGCTTCGGCGATCCCGAGACGCAGGCTGTCCTGGCCCGCCTCAAGACGCCGCTCGGCGCGCTGCTGCTGGCAGCTGCCAAGGGCGAACTGGACACCGCCGAGGAGCTGCGCTGGTCCAAGGACACAGCAGTCGCCGTCGTCGTAGCCGCCGAAAACTACCCGGACGCACCCCGGACGGGTGACCGCATCCGCGGGCTGAAGAAGGTTGATGAGCTGGACGGCGTGCACGTGGTCCACGCCGGCACCAAGCTGGATGACGAAGGCAAGGTGATCTCCGCAGGCGGCCGCGTCCTTGCGGTTGTCGCGCTTGGTTCCGATCTGGTGGAAGCGCGCGAAAAAGCGTACGACGGCGTGGAGCTGGTTCAGCTTGAAGGCTCACAGTTCCGCACGGACATCGGTGGCAAGGCCGCCCGGGGTGAAATCCGCGTACCGCACACGGCCACCGGAACCATCCCGAAAGTGCAGGCCTAG
- a CDS encoding asparaginase, whose translation MPMSSHETFSVESAVELAVIERSGFIESRHIGAAVVLAGDGSVVTRLGDIDAPILARSTLKPFQALASMQSGVPLRGAQVAVACGSHTGSLDHMDVVEGMLKAAGVKEENLQCPTAWPQDETARNWLVRSERGQSKLAFNCSGKHAAFLWACTENGWDLRSYLEPNHPLQQRVRSVIEEYSGEPISHLGIDGCGAPVAAISLTGIARAYSRLAKSPGDKSSNARAATIATSMLDYPWAVQGTGESNTIVMEELEVLAKIGAEGILVLATSTGATVAVKMLDGNLRATSLVGLTLLAVSGAVDIPAVSNVLERVVEPVLGGGRTVGKIRLGHAVSALLD comes from the coding sequence ATGCCCATGAGTTCGCATGAAACGTTCAGCGTTGAGTCCGCGGTGGAACTGGCAGTGATCGAACGAAGTGGCTTTATAGAGTCCCGGCACATCGGCGCGGCCGTTGTTCTCGCCGGCGACGGCTCGGTGGTCACCCGTCTCGGTGACATCGATGCCCCCATCCTCGCCCGCTCCACTCTCAAGCCCTTCCAGGCCCTGGCCTCCATGCAGTCCGGCGTGCCCCTGCGTGGCGCACAGGTTGCTGTTGCCTGCGGCAGCCACACCGGGTCCCTGGATCACATGGACGTTGTAGAGGGAATGCTCAAAGCGGCTGGAGTGAAAGAAGAGAACCTCCAGTGCCCCACCGCCTGGCCGCAGGACGAGACTGCCCGAAACTGGCTGGTCCGGTCGGAGCGGGGCCAGTCCAAGCTGGCCTTCAACTGCTCCGGCAAGCACGCCGCTTTCCTGTGGGCCTGCACCGAAAACGGCTGGGACCTGCGCAGCTACCTTGAGCCGAACCACCCGCTCCAACAGAGGGTCCGGTCCGTCATTGAGGAATACAGCGGCGAACCCATCTCCCACCTGGGGATCGACGGGTGCGGTGCCCCTGTTGCCGCCATCTCGTTGACCGGCATTGCCCGCGCCTATTCCCGGTTGGCCAAGTCCCCGGGGGATAAATCCTCCAACGCCCGGGCTGCCACCATCGCCACCTCCATGCTGGACTACCCTTGGGCCGTCCAAGGAACGGGCGAGTCCAACACCATCGTCATGGAAGAACTTGAGGTCCTGGCGAAAATCGGCGCCGAGGGCATTCTGGTCCTGGCCACGTCCACCGGCGCAACGGTGGCCGTGAAGATGCTGGACGGGAACCTCCGCGCCACGTCCTTGGTGGGACTCACCCTCTTGGCCGTGAGCGGAGCCGTGGACATTCCGGCCGTCTCCAACGTCCTGGAACGAGTAGTGGAGCCCGTCCTCGGAGGCGGACGCACCGTGGGCAAAATCCGGCTGGGCCACGCCGTCTCGGCCCTGCTCGACTAG
- a CDS encoding sterol carrier family protein has protein sequence MAVARRRVNIEEGRAALGAWRAAVESSGTVGSPGTVAGNPPSRSLIATAVRYSLEEVTARAPGNSVEVRVPPFGVTQCVEGPRHTRGTPPNVIECDAATWLSLVTGSLSWADAVSTHRVTASGLRADLSGLLPL, from the coding sequence ATGGCCGTTGCACGACGCCGCGTCAACATTGAGGAAGGCCGCGCCGCGCTGGGAGCCTGGCGGGCCGCCGTCGAATCTTCCGGCACCGTTGGTTCGCCGGGCACCGTTGCCGGGAACCCGCCGTCGCGCTCGTTAATTGCGACGGCGGTCCGCTACTCGCTGGAGGAAGTCACCGCCCGCGCTCCCGGCAATTCGGTGGAGGTCCGCGTGCCGCCGTTCGGCGTCACCCAATGCGTGGAGGGTCCCCGCCACACGCGCGGAACTCCTCCGAACGTGATCGAGTGCGACGCCGCCACGTGGCTTTCGTTGGTGACCGGCAGCCTTTCGTGGGCGGACGCGGTTTCAACCCACCGGGTGACCGCGTCCGGCCTGCGCGCGGACCTCTCCGGGCTCCTCCCCCTCTAG